One stretch of Zingiber officinale cultivar Zhangliang chromosome 6B, Zo_v1.1, whole genome shotgun sequence DNA includes these proteins:
- the LOC121991112 gene encoding uncharacterized protein LOC121991112, with the protein MKVTAWNIRGFHKPLKNGGVQHLLQQRDIQIMALMETKLNEDSLSPILQRRFAGMGYAHNFDLSNHGRILLLWDMHKVDVDIILTTEQYIHCRVCCRISSRRFLVTFVYGLHSIVTRRPLWEALSDLGDSISEAWMIMGDFNSFLSIHEKQGGSPVTNHEMRDMQIFAQVCGLVDLRSIGCHLTWSNGNVSSKDCAPNRPFKFLNMWTLHKDFLKVVGDSWAAPVIGNAQFILKTKLFRLKKCLRELNKNHFGHISKKARRAKDELVEIQKDILDGGPIPSDYSHVRKKTTLLMEAERQFYQQRAKNVYLRSSDKCTKFCHDVVKRNNKRNAIIMLKKRDREQTTSLGEVS; encoded by the exons ATGAAGGTTACTGCATGGAATATTAGGGGCTTTCACAAGCCCCTAAAGAATGGGGGAGTGCAACACCTCCTCCAACAGAGAGATATCCAAATTATGGCTTTAATGGAGACAAAGCTCAATGAAGATTCTTTAAGTCCCATATTACAACGAAGGTTTGCAGGTATGGGTTATGCgcataattttgatttgtctaaccaTGGTAGGATACTTCTTCTTTGGGACATGCACAAGGTAGATGTGGATATAATCTTGACCACCGAACAATATATACATTGCCGCGTGTGTTGTCGTATCTCTAGCAGGAGATTCTTGGTGACCTTTGTTTATGGTCTTCACTCTATTGTCACAAGAAGGCCATTGTGGGAAGCTCTTTCTGATCTTGGGGATAGTATTTCTGAAGCATGGATGATCATGGGGGATTTCAACTCATTCCTATCAATACATGAAAAACAAGGTGGTTCTCCGGTTACAAACCACGAAATGAGAGACATGCAGATTTTTGCTCAAGTTTGTGGTTTAGTGGATCTTCGGTCTATTGGATGTCACCTTACATGGTCAAATGGTAATGTCTCTT CCAAGGACTGCGCCCCAAATAGACCATTCAAATTCCTTAACATGTGGACATTGCATAAGGATTTCTTGAAGGTTGTGGGGGATTCATGGGCAGCTCCGGTGATAGGCAATGCACAATTCATCCTAAAGACAAAGTTGTTTCGATTGAAGAAATGCTTGAGGGAGTTAAACAAAAATCATTTTGGTCACATTTCGAAGAAAGCTAGGAGAGCAAAAGATGAGCTTGTGGAGATACAAAAGGATATTCTTGATGGTGGTCCAATTCCCTCAGATTACAGCCATGTGAGAAAGAAAACTACTCTACTTATGGAGGCAGAAAGACAATTTTATCAACAAAGGGCAAAGAACGTTTATTTGAGGAGTTCGGACAAGTGCACAAAGTTTTGTCATGATGTGGTAAagagaaacaataagagaaatgcTATCATTATGCTCAAGAAAAGGGATCGGGAACAAACCACAAGCTTAGGTGAAGTTTCATAG